A stretch of the Vitis vinifera cultivar Pinot Noir 40024 chromosome 16, ASM3070453v1 genome encodes the following:
- the LOC100247592 gene encoding WD-40 repeat-containing protein MSI1, whose protein sequence is MGKDEEEMRGEIEERLINEEYKIWKKNTPFLYDLVITHALEWPSLTVEWLPDREEPPGKDYSVQKMILGTHTSENEPNYLMLAQVQLPLEDAENDARQYDDDRFDVGGFGCANGKVQIIQQINHDGEVNRARYMPQNSFIIATKTVSAEVYVFDYSKHPSKPPLDGACSPDLRLRGHSTEGYGLSWSQFKQGHLLSGSDDAQICLWDINATPKNKALEAQQIFKVHEGVVEDVAWHLRHEYLFGSVGDDQYLLIWDLRTPSVSKPIQSVIAHQSEVNCLAFNPFNEWVVATGSTDKTVKLFDLRKINTALHTFDCHKEEVFQVGWNPKNETILASCCLGRRLMVWDLSRIDEEQTPEDAEDGPPELLFIHGGHTSKISDFSWNPCEDWVIASVAEDNILQIWQMAENIYHDEDDLPGEESTKAS, encoded by the exons ATGGGgaaggatgaggaagagatgaGAGGGGAGATAGAAGAGAGGTTAATCAATGAAGAATACAAAATTTGGAAGAAGAATACTCCATTTTTATATGATTTGGTTATCACACATGCATTGGAGTGGCCGTCGCTTACTGTGGAATGGCTTCCTGATAGAGAGGAGCCTCCTGGCAAGGACTACTCTGTACAGAAGATGATTTTAGGGACACACACTTCTGAGAATGAGCCCAATTACTTGATGCTTGCACAAGTTCAACTCCCTTTGGAAGATGCTGAGAACGATGCTCGTCAGTATGATGATGACCGCTTTGATGTTGGTGGTTTTGGTTGCGCCAATGGCAAG GTACAAATTATCCAGCAAATAAATCATGATGGAGAGGTTAATAGGGCACGCTATATGCCTCAAAACTCGTTTATTATTGCTACCAAGACAGTTAGTGCAGaagtttatgtttttgattATAGCAAACACCCATCTAAGCCTCCTCTAGATGGTGCATGCAGTCCTGATTTGAGATTGAGGGGCCACAGTACCGAAGGATATGGTTTATCATGGAGTCAGTTCAAGCAGGGTCATTTACTGAGTGGTTCTGATGATGCTCAAATATGTTTGTGGGACATCAATGCAACTCCTAAGAACAAAGCTCTTGAGGCTCAGCAGATTTTCAAG GTTCATGAAGGTGTTGTAGAAGATGTAGCATGGCATCTGAGGCATGAATACTTATTTGGTTCAGTTGGGGATGATCAGTACCTGCTTATATGGGATCTTCGGACACCATCAGTCAGCAAGCCTATCCAATCTGTAATTGCTCATCAAAGTGAG GTAAACTGCTTAGCTTTCAATCCCTTTAATGAATGGGTTGTGGCAACGGGCTCTACTGATAAGACTGTTAAGTTGTTTGATCTACGCAAGATCAACACTGCTCTCCATACTTTCGATTGTCACAA GGAAGAGGTGTTCCAAGTTGGATGGAATCCAAAGAATGAGACTATCTTGGCTTCTTGTTGTCTTGGTCGGAGACTCATGGTCTGGGATCTTAGCAG GATTGATGAGGAGCAGACTCCAGAGGATGCTGAAGACGGCCCACCAGAGTTGCTCTTCATTCATGGTGGTCATACGAGtaaaatttcagatttttcATGGAACCCATGTGAGGATTGGGTTATTGCTAGTGTAGCTGAAGATAACATACTCCAGATCTGGCAAATGGCAGAGAACATCTACCATGATGAAGACGATTTACCAGGAGAGGAATCCACAAAAGCTTCTTAG
- the LOC104882089 gene encoding transcription factor MYB76-like, with translation MAGSLQAHEQSGLEKRQWTPREDRKLLSYMEGRDHKSVRWTEVPNVAGLNRCRKSCWLRWTKYLKPGIKRGKFSEEEENLIIKLHSQIGNKWAMMARYLHPRTDNEIKNYYNTHLKNLPSSTQTPLHGVCLISTDPAGPGQTRGFNYQAMENPTVLYNNHAADPGVYSLYGNVPNEGSTPALMVSVENVITPPAEEFSPLEAWLEEFLSEDQTGETSNSFGGDTALVQHTSIV, from the exons ATGGCTGGATCACTGCAGGCACATGAGCAGAGTGGGCTCGAGAAGCGCCAATGGACTCCAAGAGAAGATCGCAAACTCTTGAGCTATATGGAGGGACGTGACCATAAAAGTGTACGGTGGACAGAGGTCCCAAACGTTGCAGGGCTGAACAGGTGTAGGAAGAGTTGCTGGTTGAGGTGGACGAAATATCTGAAGCCTGGTATCAAGAGGGGGAAGTTTTCTGAAGAAGAAGAGAACCTCATTATCAAGCTCCATTCTCAGATTGGCAACAA ATGGGCAATGATGGCGAGATATCTTCATCCCCGAACTGACAATGAAATCAAGAACTACTATAACACGCATTTAAAGAATCTTCCCTCTTCCACTCAGACACCACTCCATGGAGTCTGTCTAATTTCAACAGACCCTGCGGGGCCCGGTCAAACACGCGGTTTCAATTATCAGGCTATGGAGAATCCAACAGTACTTTACAACAACCATGCAGCCGATCCTGGTGTTTACTCTTTGTATGGGAATGTTCCAAATGAAGGCTCGACTCCAGCACTGATGGTTTCAGTGGAAAACGTGATCACACCACCAGCTGAAGAGTTCTCCCCTTTGGAAGCCTGGCTAGAAGAATTTCTCTCTGAGGATCAGACTGGTGAGACTAGTAACTCTTTTGGCGGAGACACTGCACTCGTGCAGCATACCTCCATTGTGTAG